The genomic interval CTATCGTGGCTGGCCGGTGGGCGAGTTCGAGAGCTTTCTGGCTGATGACAGCACGCCGGTTTACGTCGCCTGCGACCCCAAGCGCCGCATTGCCGGTTTCGCGCTGATCCGCATTGCCGCCGATGAATCCGAATTGCTGACAATCGCGGTTGATCCCAAATGGCGCGGCAAAAAGATCGGGCAGGCCCTGCTCAAGGCGACCTTTGCCGACCTACTGACGACCCCGGCGCGCAAGATGTTTCTGGAAGTCAGCGAAGAAAATGCGGCGGCCATCAAGCTTTATGGCCGCGAGGGCTTTGCCACCATCTCGTCGCGCAAGGGCTATTATCCCAAGGCGGATGGGTCGGCGGCCACCGCGCTTGTCATGGCGCGCGATCTTGGGTAACCCGGTTGTTAGTTTGACCGGTTGGGAGCTGTAGGGTGAGCAAAAGCCAGACTGATCCGACGCTGGAAGAGGCCTGCGTTGCCAAGGGCATGCGCATGACCGACCAGCGGCGCGTGATTGCCCGCATCATCGAAGCTGCTACCGACCATCCCGATGTCGAAGAGCTCTATCGCCGCGCCTCGGCCGTCGATGACCGCATTTCGCTATCGACGGTTTACCGGACGGTGAACCTGTTTGAGGAAGCGGGCCTGGTCACCAAGCACGACTTCAAGGATGGGCGCGCACGGTTCGAGCTGATCCCGGACGAGCATCACGACCATCTGATCGATATCCGCAGCGGCGCCGTGATCGAGTTCCGCAACGAGGAAATCGAGGCCATTCAGGACGTGATCGCCAAGCGGCTCGGCTATCGGCTGGTCGACCATCGGCTTGAACTCTACGCTGTCCCCATCGAAAGCTCTGATCAAAGCAAGAAATGATCTTCCGCGTTCTGTTTTTCATTTTTGTGCTGGTGCCGGTGATGATCGTCGTCATCCCGCTCCAGGCCATTATCAACGCGCTCAAGCTGCCATTCTGGAATGTGTTGCCGCGCCTGTTTCATCGGCTCGGCTGCATTTTCCTCGGGCTGCGGGTGACGTTGGTGGGTCAGCCGGCGACGGGGCGGGCCACCCTGCTCGTGTCCAACCACGTATCGTGGACCGATATCGTCGCGATCGGCTCAGTGGCCGATGTGACCTTCGTG from Devosia sp. 2618 carries:
- the rimI gene encoding ribosomal protein S18-alanine N-acetyltransferase, giving the protein MIKLWMAPAGLHIEPGRIADAKELARIHAQGFYRGWPVGEFESFLADDSTPVYVACDPKRRIAGFALIRIAADESELLTIAVDPKWRGKKIGQALLKATFADLLTTPARKMFLEVSEENAAAIKLYGREGFATISSRKGYYPKADGSAATALVMARDLG
- a CDS encoding Fur family transcriptional regulator; the protein is MRMTDQRRVIARIIEAATDHPDVEELYRRASAVDDRISLSTVYRTVNLFEEAGLVTKHDFKDGRARFELIPDEHHDHLIDIRSGAVIEFRNEEIEAIQDVIAKRLGYRLVDHRLELYAVPIESSDQSKK